GTATCCTGTACGTCTTGGATGATCACGTAATGTTTCTCGCTTGGTGGTGGTGGCAACGAATCTGGGAGCTGTGAATCCAAGGGCAAAACGTTGATGAGACCAGGTAACAAGTTTGTCAATTGAGataatttaccaaatgATAAAGCAGTAAGAGTAGCCAAAGGTGAAGGAACAATGATGGAGGCATTCCCTTGAACAAGCGAATGAGCCAAGAAATGGGCAAGAGATGCCAAGGGAGAAAGATAGGGCGCATTCCAGACACAAACTCCGTTTGGGATTTCCAGGGTACTGACCGAGAATGCCGAATGAGGGGGAACGGCGGGGTCTATTTGAGCCGCTGCAGAATTACACAATGCCGTGTGTTTGAAAATGGAAGAAGCCAATCGAGTCTCGTCCAGAGCAAGTCGGAATGGTTTGCCTGTTTCGAGAGTGACCAATCGGGACAAATCGGGGACGTTGGCGTCGATCATCTCCGATAAGCGGAGCAGGAGTTGTTGCCTAAACGGGCGAGGGTGGGCGCGTAATGTGCGGTGGGCGGTATGGGCCGCGGCACGTGCCTCGTGCAGCAGGCCGTCGTCGGCTAGAGAGATTTTCGCGACGGCTCTAGAATCCGCGGGGCTAAGAACTTCGCGAAATATGCGCTGGGACGGTTCGCGCCATTTGCCGCCGACGAAAGGCCGAGTGCGGAAAAGGTCCGGGTTGGCAAACGCCGTGGATGCGTGGCGGACACGTGAGGCGGTGGCGAGCGGGTCACGTGGGGCTGGGTAACGATTGAGACGGAGCATGGAGAAGGGGACACAACAGCAAATGGATGAGGTCAGGGTAACGAAGGAAGCAAGGTGATTTGTGGGTGCGACTGTGGGTGCGACTGTGAACGTGACTGTGAACGTGACTGTGAATGTATGAAGTTAATATATCTATCTATATAGGATAGGAAAGTAGGAAAACACGTGGAAAACGCTCGGCGGCTACGAGCCTGGCTCGGTGTTCGTGTCGTTCTCTTGCCAGTCAGGCTGGTCCTGGCCCTGCAACTGGCCTGTCCCGTTCGTGCTGGCAGATCGAGGCCGGCGAGGTCTTGTTCTGTGACGAGCCAACACCATCCGTAGCAATGCTGCATAATGCTCAAAGCCAAGTTCATGCAATGCTACCAGCACGTCTTCTCCACTCAGCGTCTTTCGACGAGCTGCATCGCATCGGTCTGCAGCTTCACTGGTGACAAAGGAGATAAACTCCGAAAGACATTCTTGCACTAGCAGCTTGGCATCCTTGGAGACCTTTGTGGCAGGCGGTAGTGTTTGTTTCATTATTCGAGCAACGTTGTTGATGGGGAGTAATCTGTCTTGGTCTCGTAAAGTGGTGATATGGGCAAAAGGTTCTGCCACAGATGTCGATGTCGAAGACGGCGACGACGACGACAGTGACGACAGCGACGACGAATTGGCTGCATTGAGTGTGGCATTAGGGGGTGCAGGGGCGT
The window above is part of the Henningerozyma blattae CBS 6284 chromosome 2, complete genome genome. Proteins encoded here:
- the HAP3 gene encoding Hap3p (similar to Saccharomyces cerevisiae HAP3 (YBL021C); ancestral locus Anc_8.167), translated to MTFPPAHHAHPHPHTHTHTPQQHAQTSPSNAPAPPNATLNAANSSSLSSLSSSSPSSTSTSVAEPFAHITTLRDQDRLLPINNVARIMKQTLPPATKVSKDAKLLVQECLSEFISFVTSEAADRCDAARRKTLSGEDVLVALHELGFEHYAALLRMVLARHRTRPRRPRSASTNGTGQLQGQDQPDWQENDTNTEPGS
- the TBLA0B08150 gene encoding uncharacterized protein, encoding MLRLNRYPAPRDPLATASRVRHASTAFANPDLFRTRPFVGGKWREPSQRIFREVLSPADSRAVAKISLADDGLLHEARAAAHTAHRTLRAHPRPFRQQLLLRLSEMIDANVPDLSRLVTLETGKPFRLALDETRLASSIFKHTALCNSAAAQIDPAVPPHSAFSVSTLEIPNGVCVWNAPYLSPLASLAHFLAHSLVQGNASIIVPSPLATLTALSFGKLSQLTNLLPGLINVLPLDSQLPDSLPPPPSEKHYVIIQDVQDTSVLLEEISAKLPHMQSLHLIINENCYQQVKQDLIQVFNSPEFLQIGNPFDESNHFGPLANVADLLFTKQLIMENGHFNILNTLPDTVFKEGNFFLPMIIDNILPEMDIFTRPIVSPIVTLTKFLTPAEVTRLFPDTPASNESHTRVTLFSNNYDFVEKMSTALNVDTITINSFVTPYILPGVLHYKSLSANPFSRQKYIIKK